The following coding sequences lie in one Cyanobacterium sp. Dongsha4 genomic window:
- the pflB gene encoding formate C-acetyltransferase produces the protein MVHLTDKPTDHAREEFLTQPWQGFKTGKWTKEVNVRDFIQKNYTPYTGDESFLTDATPCTNNLWTEVKLLMKEEREKGILDTETKIPSTITAYPAGYVNKDLEKIVGLQTDKPLKRSIMPFGGIRVVEGSLKAYGYDIDPETRDIFTKYRKTHNDGVFSAYTTEMRKARKSGIITGLPDAYGRGRIIGDYRRVALYGVDLLIQDKQSQLVSLEYDFMDEDTIRLREEITEQIKALNELKEMAQSYGFDISKPATTAQEAIQWTYFGYLAAIKEQNGAAMSLGRTSTFLDIYIVRDLAKGLITETEAQELIDQFVIKLRMVRFLRAPEYNQLFSGDPVWVTEVIGGMGEDGRPLVTKNSFRFLHTLYNLGPAPEPNLTVLWSEKLPIAFKRYCAKVSIDSSSIQYENDDLMRPEYGDDYGIACCVSAMKIGKQMQFFGARVNLAKALLYAINGGKDENTGMQVAPPYAPITGDYLDYEEVTAKFDLLVTWLAKLYVNTLNVIHYMHDKYSYERIEMALHDRDVYRTMACGMAGLSVVADALSAIKYSRVKVIRNEQGLAVDYEVEGDYPKFGNNDDRADEIAVNLVSDFMNKVRRNKAYRNATPTQSILTITSNVVYGKKTGSTPDGRKAGEPFAPGANPMHGRDTKGAIASMASIAKLPYEDAQDGISYTFSIIPDALGKTPEARINNLAGMLDGYFHDTGHHINVNVFNRETLLDAMDHPEQYPQLTIRVSGYAVNFIKLTREQQLDVINRTFHKQM, from the coding sequence ATGGTTCACCTTACAGACAAACCTACAGACCACGCTAGAGAAGAATTTTTAACTCAACCCTGGCAAGGATTCAAAACGGGTAAATGGACAAAAGAAGTTAATGTTCGAGATTTTATTCAGAAAAACTATACTCCCTACACTGGCGATGAATCTTTTTTAACAGATGCGACACCCTGCACTAATAACCTTTGGACAGAAGTAAAACTATTGATGAAAGAAGAGCGGGAAAAAGGTATTTTAGACACAGAAACCAAAATCCCCTCCACTATCACCGCCTATCCTGCAGGTTATGTCAATAAAGATTTAGAAAAAATCGTTGGTTTACAAACCGATAAACCTTTGAAACGGTCTATTATGCCCTTTGGTGGCATCAGAGTCGTAGAAGGTTCATTAAAAGCCTATGGTTATGATATTGATCCCGAAACCCGTGATATATTCACTAAGTATCGTAAAACCCATAATGATGGTGTCTTTTCTGCTTACACTACCGAAATGAGAAAAGCCCGTAAATCAGGAATTATAACTGGTTTGCCTGATGCTTATGGTAGAGGAAGGATTATCGGTGATTATCGTCGAGTGGCTTTATATGGCGTTGATTTGCTGATTCAAGATAAACAAAGTCAATTAGTTTCCCTCGAATATGATTTCATGGATGAAGATACCATTCGTTTAAGAGAGGAAATTACTGAGCAGATTAAAGCCTTAAATGAATTGAAGGAAATGGCACAAAGCTACGGTTTTGACATCTCTAAACCTGCTACTACCGCCCAAGAAGCTATCCAATGGACTTATTTTGGCTATTTAGCGGCGATTAAGGAACAAAATGGTGCGGCGATGTCTCTCGGTCGTACTTCTACTTTCCTTGATATTTACATAGTCAGAGATTTGGCAAAAGGCTTAATAACTGAAACTGAAGCCCAAGAATTGATCGATCAATTTGTAATCAAATTGCGTATGGTTCGTTTTCTACGCGCACCAGAATACAATCAGCTTTTCTCTGGAGATCCAGTTTGGGTTACGGAAGTAATTGGCGGTATGGGTGAAGATGGTCGTCCTTTAGTTACTAAAAACAGTTTCCGTTTCTTGCATACATTGTATAATTTAGGTCCTGCCCCTGAACCGAATTTAACGGTTTTATGGTCAGAAAAATTACCCATCGCATTTAAACGTTATTGTGCTAAAGTTTCCATTGACTCTAGTTCTATTCAATACGAAAATGATGATTTGATGCGCCCTGAATACGGGGATGATTATGGTATTGCTTGTTGCGTTTCGGCTATGAAAATCGGTAAACAGATGCAGTTTTTCGGAGCACGGGTAAATCTAGCCAAAGCCTTACTTTATGCTATCAATGGCGGTAAAGATGAAAACACGGGAATGCAGGTTGCACCACCCTATGCACCCATAACAGGCGATTACCTTGATTATGAGGAAGTAACCGCTAAGTTTGATTTATTGGTGACATGGTTAGCTAAACTCTACGTTAACACCCTCAATGTGATCCACTATATGCACGATAAGTATAGTTATGAACGCATTGAAATGGCATTACATGACCGTGACGTTTATCGGACAATGGCTTGTGGTATGGCTGGTTTGTCTGTGGTAGCGGATGCTTTATCAGCTATTAAATATAGTCGAGTGAAAGTAATTCGTAATGAACAAGGTTTAGCGGTAGATTATGAAGTAGAGGGAGATTATCCCAAATTTGGTAATAACGACGATCGCGCTGATGAGATTGCGGTAAACTTAGTTAGTGATTTTATGAACAAAGTGCGCCGTAACAAAGCCTATCGTAATGCAACTCCCACTCAATCCATTTTGACTATTACTTCCAATGTAGTCTATGGCAAGAAAACAGGTAGCACTCCCGATGGACGTAAAGCAGGTGAACCATTTGCCCCCGGTGCGAATCCCATGCACGGCAGAGATACTAAAGGTGCGATCGCATCTATGGCTTCCATTGCTAAGTTACCCTATGAAGATGCGCAAGACGGTATTTCCTATACTTTCTCCATCATTCCCGACGCATTGGGTAAAACTCCTGAAGCGAGAATCAATAACCTTGCAGGGATGTTAGATGGTTATTTCCACGACACAGGACATCATATCAATGTTAACGTATTTAACCGAGAAACTCTCCTTGATGCGATGGATCATCCTGAACAATATCCTCAATTAACCATTCGTGTGTCAGGTTACGCTGTTAACTTCATTAAACTAACCCGTGAACAGCAATTAGACGTAATTAACCGTACTTTCCATAAACAAATGTAA
- a CDS encoding DUF2214 family protein — MWASAITAYFHYLSIGVIFASLAIEFLTLKEKLTTKEAWRIVWADSAYGAAAVVILITGILRVLYFAKDTAYYMHQPVFWAKIALYFIVGTVSLYPTISFILWVKSLLEDKAPEISLNKYKILKGIIAFELVGFTLIPLMASMMARGIGSEWFS, encoded by the coding sequence ATGTGGGCTAGTGCCATTACAGCCTATTTTCACTATTTAAGTATCGGAGTTATTTTTGCATCCTTGGCGATCGAATTTTTGACCCTCAAAGAAAAATTAACCACGAAAGAAGCATGGCGTATAGTTTGGGCAGACAGTGCCTATGGTGCGGCCGCAGTAGTCATCTTAATCACTGGAATCTTAAGAGTTTTATATTTTGCGAAAGATACCGCTTACTATATGCACCAACCCGTATTTTGGGCAAAAATAGCCCTTTATTTCATTGTTGGTACAGTATCTTTATACCCCACCATCTCTTTTATCCTTTGGGTTAAATCTTTACTAGAAGATAAAGCCCCCGAAATAAGTCTTAACAAATATAAAATATTAAAAGGAATTATTGCCTTTGAGTTAGTAGGATTTACTTTAATTCCCTTAATGGCTTCCATGATGGCAAGGGGAATCGGCTCAGAATGGTTTTCTTAA
- the cbiT gene encoding precorrin-6Y C5,15-methyltransferase subunit CbiT, which yields MWQYKTPGIPDELFDRLPGIPMTKREVRLLILSGLRLEEKSVIWDIGAGTGTISIEIGLLCPNTKIIAIERDPEVAGLIRQNCRRFEVENVEVVEGNAPDCFDTLPKKPDRICIGGGKSIKNILTSCWGYLPEAGRLVATASNLENLYQISEGLAELRACNIEVVQSSINRLEKRGLSQVFAAIAPIFILSGEKIS from the coding sequence ATGTGGCAATATAAAACTCCCGGTATTCCAGATGAATTATTCGATCGCCTCCCCGGTATTCCTATGACAAAAAGAGAGGTAAGATTACTAATTTTATCTGGGTTAAGATTAGAAGAAAAATCAGTTATTTGGGATATAGGTGCAGGTACGGGGACAATTTCCATTGAAATAGGCTTGTTATGCCCAAATACAAAAATTATCGCCATAGAAAGAGACCCAGAAGTAGCAGGTTTAATACGGCAAAATTGTCGGCGTTTTGAGGTAGAAAATGTGGAAGTAGTGGAAGGAAATGCTCCAGATTGTTTCGATACCTTACCAAAAAAACCCGATCGCATCTGTATTGGTGGTGGCAAATCAATCAAAAATATTTTAACTTCTTGTTGGGGCTATTTACCTGAAGCAGGAAGATTAGTGGCAACGGCGAGTAATTTAGAAAACCTTTATCAAATTTCTGAGGGATTAGCCGAATTAAGGGCTTGTAATATTGAGGTAGTTCAATCTTCTATTAATAGATTAGAAAAAAGAGGATTAAGTCAAGTTTTTGCTGCGATCGCACCTATTTTTATTCTCAGTGGAGAAAAGATTAGTTAG
- the smpB gene encoding SsrA-binding protein SmpB produces the protein MSDKVKIISDNRQARYLYEILETYEAGVQLVGTEVKSIRAGRVNLRDGYALIRNGEAWLTNVHISPYDTTGKYFNHEPKRDRKLLLHKKEINKLIGALQEKGLTLVPLKMYLRGEWVKVSLGLGKGKKLHDKRETIKRREDQREMQRALKRF, from the coding sequence ATGAGTGACAAAGTGAAGATAATTAGTGATAATCGTCAGGCAAGATATTTATATGAGATTTTAGAGACTTATGAGGCTGGGGTTCAATTAGTGGGTACGGAAGTTAAGTCTATTAGAGCGGGAAGAGTCAATTTGAGAGATGGTTATGCTTTAATTCGCAATGGGGAGGCATGGTTAACTAATGTGCATATTTCCCCTTATGATACCACTGGTAAATACTTTAATCATGAACCAAAGCGCGATCGCAAATTATTATTACACAAAAAAGAAATTAATAAGCTAATTGGTGCATTACAGGAGAAAGGTTTAACTTTAGTTCCGTTAAAGATGTATTTAAGAGGAGAATGGGTTAAAGTTAGTTTAGGGCTAGGTAAAGGGAAAAAACTTCATGATAAAAGAGAAACCATTAAACGTAGGGAAGATCAAAGAGAAATGCAAAGGGCATTGAAAAGATTTTAG